A stretch of the Verrucomicrobiia bacterium genome encodes the following:
- a CDS encoding Hcp family type VI secretion system effector: protein MALNCYIVKIKGETQGDIKGSVTQKGREGWIECFAFDHKVHSPRDAASGLPTGKRVHSPLRIVKPIDKSTPLLMNVLVNNENIPEFELRFFTPSTAGAETNFYTIKLTNANISEVKPYMLLNRDPNYMKYPEMEEVSFTYQKIEWVFVKGGITAMDDWEAPVA from the coding sequence ATGGCTCTTAATTGTTACATCGTCAAAATCAAAGGCGAGACGCAAGGAGATATCAAGGGGTCCGTCACCCAAAAGGGACGGGAGGGATGGATTGAGTGCTTCGCCTTTGACCACAAGGTCCATTCCCCCCGGGATGCGGCTTCCGGGCTTCCAACCGGCAAGCGGGTCCACAGCCCGCTGCGCATCGTCAAGCCGATCGACAAATCCACCCCGCTTTTGATGAACGTGTTGGTGAACAACGAGAACATTCCGGAGTTCGAGCTCCGTTTCTTCACCCCCTCGACGGCGGGCGCGGAAACCAACTTCTACACGATCAAGCTGACCAACGCCAACATTTCCGAGGTGAAACCATACATGCTTTTAAACCGTGATCCGAACTACATGAAGTATCCGGAAATGGAGGAGGTCTCCTTCACCTACCAGAAAATCGAGTGGGTCTTCGTCAAAGGCGGCATCACGGCGATGGACGACTGGGAGGCCCCGGTCGCGTAG
- the tssE gene encoding type VI secretion system baseplate subunit TssE, protein MKVTNERSLLERLVSPPAASFRRSGVDLQKLSDSIILHLRRMMNCRHGFTPAAPDYGLPDLNECFFAFPDSLTYLKESIQTSIEKYEPRLSRVRLKFVEDPDNPLEIRFEIQARLETEEESVTFAFTTKLGSAGGIQVIE, encoded by the coding sequence ATGAAAGTAACCAACGAACGCAGTCTATTGGAGCGGCTGGTGTCACCACCGGCCGCTTCTTTTCGTCGCTCCGGCGTCGATTTGCAAAAGCTGTCGGACTCCATCATTTTGCACCTCCGCCGGATGATGAACTGCCGCCACGGCTTCACCCCGGCCGCCCCGGATTACGGCCTGCCGGACTTGAACGAGTGCTTCTTCGCCTTTCCGGATTCCTTGACCTATCTCAAGGAGTCGATTCAAACCTCCATAGAAAAATACGAGCCGAGATTGTCCCGCGTCCGGCTCAAGTTCGTGGAAGACCCGGACAATCCTTTGGAAATCCGCTTCGAAATCCAGGCCCGGCTGGAAACGGAGGAGGAGTCGGTCACCTTTGCCTTCACCACCAAGCTCGGCTCGGCCGGCGGCATCCAGGTTATAGAATAA